Proteins from one Desulfomonilia bacterium genomic window:
- the carB gene encoding carbamoyl-phosphate synthase large subunit yields the protein MPRRTDIKKILIIGAGPIVISQACEFDYSGSQACKALREEGYEVILINSNPATIMTDPDMSDRTYIEPVTAEAVAKIIEKERPDALLPTLGGQTGLNTAVEVAEMGVLEKFGVEMIGASLDVIHKAEDREKFRDAMRNIGLRVPRSGFARNMDEVFSVAAGIGFPIIIRPSFTLGGIGGGVAYNTEDLAVQAKMGLDASMISEIMLEESVIGWKEFELEVMRDKADNVVIICSIENLDPMGVHTGDSITVAPAQTLTDIEYQRMRDAAIKIMREIGVETGGSNVQFAVNPKDGELVVIEMNPRVSRSSALASKATGFPIARIAAKLACGYTLDEIPNDITKETYASFEPTIDYCVVKFPRWTFEKFPETDDLLTTSMKSVGETMAIGRTYKEALQKAVRSLETGRFGLGSLTVEKTPANKKALMGLLSTPNSKRLFAIAEAMRFGMDDESINRLTGIDPWFLTQMRNIVDAEEELKNQKPDMAVLKAAKRMGFSDRRLAEIWGMKELEIRQLRYDNGIEPVYKLVDTCAAEFEAYTPYYYSSYETECEAKPSENKKIVILGGGPNRIGQGIEFDYCCTHASFALREMGYESIMVNSNPETVSTDYDISDKLFFEPLTHEDVLHIIRKENPLGIIVQFGGQTPLNLAKGLAAAGVKILGTSPESIDRAEDRELFNEIVKKLGLTQPDSDIAFNTEKAVEAAERIGYPVLVRPSYVLGGRLMEIIYDTKTLEDFMTRVFEAFPDNAILIDKFLEDAVEVDVDAISDGKMTVIGGIMEHIEEAGIHSGDSACVLPPVTISPSLIERIRNQTKMIAAELNVVGLMNIQFAIKDDVLYVLEVNPRASRTAPFVSKAIGRPLAQLATKVMLGKTLPELGFTEQVWPGHISVKESVFPFSRFPNANVVLGPEMRSTGEVMGIDSSFGLAFAKAQMATGFKLPVSGSVFISVHDAHKGRVIDIAKRFSELGFTILATRGTASQLILNGIPASMVNKVSEGRPNIVDHIKNGWVQLIINTSIGRRPSADAINIRQSAIRYNIPYTTTLEASRAIAEAIMALKSGKWDVNPLQEFYRKL from the coding sequence ATGCCAAGACGCACTGATATAAAGAAGATCCTCATTATAGGCGCCGGGCCGATAGTAATAAGCCAGGCCTGTGAATTCGACTATTCAGGCTCGCAGGCATGCAAGGCACTCAGGGAGGAAGGATACGAGGTAATCCTCATAAACTCCAATCCCGCGACAATCATGACAGACCCCGACATGTCGGACAGGACATACATCGAACCCGTAACGGCTGAAGCCGTTGCAAAGATAATCGAAAAGGAAAGGCCCGATGCCCTGCTCCCGACTTTAGGCGGCCAGACAGGCCTCAACACCGCCGTTGAAGTGGCTGAAATGGGTGTGCTTGAAAAATTCGGCGTAGAGATGATCGGGGCATCGCTCGATGTAATTCACAAGGCCGAGGACAGGGAAAAATTCCGGGACGCCATGAGGAACATAGGCCTCAGGGTTCCCAGGAGCGGCTTTGCAAGGAATATGGATGAGGTATTCAGCGTCGCCGCCGGAATCGGATTTCCGATAATCATCAGACCGTCGTTTACACTGGGGGGCATCGGCGGCGGTGTGGCATACAATACCGAAGATCTTGCAGTTCAGGCAAAAATGGGTCTCGATGCAAGCATGATAAGCGAAATCATGCTCGAGGAATCAGTCATAGGATGGAAGGAATTCGAACTCGAGGTCATGCGTGACAAGGCGGATAACGTTGTCATCATCTGCTCGATTGAAAATCTTGATCCCATGGGTGTTCATACGGGCGATTCAATAACCGTTGCACCCGCTCAGACGCTTACCGACATAGAATATCAGCGCATGAGGGATGCAGCCATTAAGATCATGCGCGAAATCGGCGTCGAGACCGGCGGTTCGAATGTCCAGTTTGCGGTAAACCCGAAGGACGGCGAACTCGTCGTCATCGAAATGAACCCCAGGGTCTCCCGCTCTTCCGCGCTCGCATCGAAAGCGACGGGGTTTCCTATTGCCAGGATAGCGGCGAAACTGGCATGTGGGTACACTCTAGATGAGATCCCGAATGACATCACAAAAGAAACATACGCGTCATTTGAACCAACAATAGATTACTGTGTTGTCAAATTCCCGCGATGGACATTTGAAAAATTCCCTGAAACCGACGACCTTCTGACAACATCCATGAAGTCAGTGGGCGAGACGATGGCCATAGGACGAACTTATAAGGAAGCGCTCCAGAAGGCTGTCCGCTCGCTTGAAACAGGAAGGTTCGGACTCGGTTCGCTTACTGTCGAGAAGACCCCTGCAAACAAGAAAGCCCTTATGGGCCTTCTTTCGACTCCTAATTCCAAGAGGCTTTTTGCAATTGCCGAGGCCATGCGGTTCGGTATGGACGACGAATCCATAAACCGTTTGACAGGCATAGACCCGTGGTTCCTTACGCAGATGAGGAACATTGTCGATGCGGAAGAGGAATTGAAGAATCAAAAACCTGATATGGCCGTTCTCAAGGCCGCGAAGCGCATGGGATTTTCAGACAGGAGACTGGCAGAAATATGGGGGATGAAAGAGCTGGAAATCAGGCAGCTTAGATATGACAACGGAATCGAACCTGTCTACAAGCTTGTCGATACGTGCGCCGCGGAATTCGAGGCGTACACCCCGTATTACTATTCTTCCTATGAAACGGAATGTGAAGCAAAACCAAGCGAAAATAAGAAGATAGTTATCCTGGGTGGAGGCCCCAACCGTATCGGACAGGGCATAGAATTCGATTATTGCTGCACGCATGCCTCTTTTGCCCTCAGAGAGATGGGATACGAGAGCATCATGGTGAATTCTAACCCTGAAACCGTGAGCACCGACTACGACATATCGGACAAGCTCTTTTTCGAGCCGCTCACGCATGAAGATGTCCTGCATATAATAAGAAAGGAAAATCCTCTCGGCATAATCGTGCAGTTTGGCGGGCAGACGCCTTTAAATCTTGCAAAAGGTCTTGCCGCTGCTGGCGTTAAAATCCTGGGCACTTCGCCCGAATCAATCGACAGGGCCGAGGACAGGGAACTCTTTAATGAAATCGTTAAAAAGCTTGGGCTCACTCAGCCGGACAGCGACATCGCGTTCAACACTGAAAAGGCGGTCGAAGCAGCCGAACGCATCGGCTACCCTGTGCTGGTCAGGCCGTCATATGTCCTTGGCGGGCGCCTGATGGAAATCATCTATGACACAAAAACGCTTGAGGACTTCATGACAAGGGTTTTCGAGGCATTCCCCGATAATGCGATCCTCATCGATAAATTCCTTGAAGACGCCGTCGAGGTTGATGTCGATGCTATCAGCGACGGTAAAATGACAGTCATAGGCGGAATAATGGAACACATCGAGGAGGCGGGGATTCATTCCGGCGACAGCGCATGCGTGCTGCCCCCCGTTACAATATCTCCCTCGCTTATAGAAAGGATCAGAAACCAGACAAAAATGATAGCAGCAGAACTTAATGTCGTTGGGCTCATGAATATCCAGTTTGCGATAAAAGACGACGTCCTTTATGTACTTGAGGTAAACCCCCGTGCTTCAAGAACAGCGCCGTTCGTTAGCAAGGCTATCGGCAGGCCGCTCGCACAACTGGCGACAAAGGTCATGCTGGGTAAAACTCTTCCCGAACTGGGGTTCACCGAGCAGGTCTGGCCCGGGCACATATCGGTCAAGGAATCGGTTTTCCCGTTTTCCCGCTTTCCTAATGCAAACGTAGTCCTCGGTCCCGAGATGCGCTCAACCGGCGAGGTAATGGGCATAGATTCCTCGTTCGGCCTTGCCTTTGCCAAGGCGCAGATGGCTACAGGCTTCAAGCTTCCGGTTTCAGGAAGCGTTTTTATCAGTGTGCACGACGCCCACAAGGGACGTGTTATCGATATTGCAAAGCGCTTCTCGGAACTTGGGTTCACTATTCTTGCCACACGCGGAACCGCGTCTCAGCTCATCCTGAACGGCATCCCCGCATCCATGGTAAACAAGGTCAGCGAAGGCAGGCCGAATATTGTGGATCACATAAAGAACGGCTGGGTCCAGCTGATAATCAATACAAGCATAGGCAGAAGGCCTTCGGCAGACGCCATAAACATACGCCAGAGCGCCATCAGATATAACATTCCCTATACGACGACACTCGAGGCATCCCGGGCTATAGCAGAGGCCATCATGGCCCTCAAGTCTGGCAAATGGGATGTGAACCCACTCCAGGAATTCTACAGGAAACTCTGA
- a CDS encoding NUDIX domain-containing protein has protein sequence MPERDTYPERILKFCPRCSGPFVPQNDFSFICSDCGLHFFSNACAAVCALIFDDSGRLLLTRRAKEPKKGMLDLPGGFVDPLESIEDAVRREIREELGVDVTGMRYLCSFPNRYVYSGLTYFTIDLAFICSIDDITKIKSADDVEDAIFFEPDKIDLDLIAFESIRNIIKTIVK, from the coding sequence ATGCCGGAAAGAGATACTTATCCGGAGAGGATATTGAAGTTCTGTCCCAGGTGCTCGGGGCCTTTCGTACCTCAGAATGACTTTTCTTTTATTTGCAGTGACTGCGGCCTTCACTTTTTCAGCAACGCCTGCGCAGCGGTCTGCGCACTTATATTCGATGACAGCGGCAGGCTGCTGCTCACCAGGAGAGCGAAGGAGCCGAAGAAAGGCATGCTCGACCTGCCCGGCGGATTCGTTGACCCGCTGGAGAGCATAGAGGACGCGGTGAGGCGAGAGATAAGGGAAGAGCTGGGCGTCGATGTGACTGGCATGAGATACCTCTGCTCCTTCCCCAACCGCTACGTCTATTCAGGTCTCACGTATTTCACCATTGACCTGGCGTTCATCTGCAGTATCGACGACATCACGAAGATAAAGTCTGCCGACGACGTAGAGGACGCGATCTTCTTCGAGCCGGACAAGATCGATCTGGACCTGATAGCCTTTGAGTCGATCAGGAACATCATAAAAACGATCGTGAAGTAA
- the aroF gene encoding 3-deoxy-7-phosphoheptulonate synthase, with protein sequence MILPLRKEPPGNNLPPQTVQRRPYKLAAIESRSKTTQVELGFGVTVGSKKIVIMAGPCAVESPDQIDEVCKSIKTSGAHVLRGGAFKPRTSPYAFQGLEEEGLKLLSSARNRYMTPVVTEVMDIEHIGMVSEYADCLQIGARNIQNFALLKEVGKAKKPVLIKRGLATTIEELLMSAEYVLAGGNDQVILCERGIRTFETATRNTLDLSAIPVLKERTHLPVIVDPSHATGHARYVGPMAYAAIAAGADGLMIEIHPDPDKALSDGPQSLRPAEFETLMKGIRQMAKVMGRGI encoded by the coding sequence ATGATTCTACCCTTGAGGAAGGAACCACCAGGAAACAATCTGCCACCTCAGACTGTTCAGAGACGTCCCTACAAACTCGCCGCGATAGAGAGCAGGAGCAAAACAACGCAGGTGGAGCTCGGTTTCGGAGTAACTGTAGGAAGCAAAAAAATCGTGATAATGGCCGGGCCCTGCGCCGTTGAGTCGCCTGACCAGATCGATGAAGTCTGCAAATCGATTAAAACAAGCGGCGCTCATGTCCTGAGAGGAGGAGCATTCAAACCCAGGACCTCACCTTATGCGTTCCAGGGACTCGAAGAGGAAGGTCTCAAGCTTCTCTCATCCGCGAGAAACAGATATATGACCCCAGTCGTGACCGAAGTGATGGATATCGAGCATATAGGCATGGTTTCGGAATATGCCGACTGCCTGCAGATAGGGGCAAGAAACATCCAGAATTTTGCGCTCCTGAAAGAAGTGGGCAAGGCAAAAAAGCCGGTTCTTATAAAGCGCGGCCTTGCAACGACCATCGAAGAGCTTCTTATGTCAGCCGAGTATGTGCTCGCAGGCGGGAATGATCAGGTGATCCTCTGCGAGCGCGGAATTCGGACATTCGAAACAGCAACCCGTAACACTCTTGACCTTAGCGCCATACCAGTGCTCAAGGAAAGGACTCATCTGCCGGTAATTGTCGATCCCTCGCATGCAACCGGACATGCAAGATATGTCGGGCCGATGGCATATGCTGCAATTGCTGCAGGCGCAGATGGTCTTATGATTGAGATACATCCCGACCCTGACAAGGCGCTTTCGGACGGCCCGCAATCCCTTCGTCCCGCTGAGTTCGAGACACTGATGAAAGGGATCAGGCAAATGGCAAAGGTCATGGGCAGGGGTATCTGA
- a CDS encoding carcinine hydrolase/isopenicillin-N N-acyltransferase family protein encodes MKRSLTVLLFICVGLAGCGRQSGIGQNSDNGSINENHQVLQSQLNIPEMLTAQGLTLLDSVKCTDRVSGNTYTGYLAAFDGAYSEGTNASGQHVGLLPKYCLVLRGSSYCMGYQMGYLLPAGTQQMTGAFIDKAAEALTGIKSEDFPELYNFLKGQVRILCEEARPVILDYLEDEMAGMEDGATAHGYKVDARDVMLMNEGFDAMYAILSTGVMPMTQKFADILNGLRAKLTSQKQTVALKRLDESVSISGGRIIFPNADPYIMGCNEFVVSGNSTVGGEVYHGRDFMFVTGDIYQDVACMAVYLPEEGHPFIAVSTPGYVGHPTAVNDDGLSMGVDVVRGACTRSTPGMGSLFVFRDIMQNSASLDEAVARMKAMDRGVSWLYVIADDDRSVTYMNGLVVEEGRSDPPYTGPYVMPVWNQVLLWPLINKLKDEPLPDRGMLIRDQSWIYPDEFKNISIGYMNGDEMNYLLYFPDQMESWPDVVVTANNYVIPRMVFTTYNPGMILIKGKIKTTVFRYNKMVEMIGNDYGNIDYEKAREIIDFMNPNRNIDNLKRYKIGGPVEGHHAIIDNRARTVKALFGYYGDWAKGVDDSWVRLDLKPFAEWLHSTEHGE; translated from the coding sequence ATGAAAAGGAGCCTGACAGTATTATTGTTTATCTGTGTAGGTCTGGCAGGCTGCGGGCGGCAGTCCGGCATAGGCCAGAATTCCGACAACGGCAGCATAAACGAAAATCATCAGGTCCTGCAGTCTCAATTAAACATTCCGGAAATGCTGACAGCGCAGGGTCTGACGCTGCTCGATAGTGTTAAATGCACCGACCGTGTCAGTGGAAACACCTATACAGGCTACCTGGCTGCCTTCGACGGGGCTTACTCGGAGGGGACCAACGCCTCGGGCCAGCATGTTGGACTGCTGCCAAAATACTGCCTGGTCCTCAGAGGCAGCTCATACTGCATGGGTTATCAGATGGGCTATCTCTTGCCGGCTGGGACCCAGCAGATGACCGGGGCCTTCATAGATAAGGCCGCTGAGGCACTGACCGGAATCAAAAGCGAGGATTTCCCTGAACTATATAACTTTTTGAAAGGCCAGGTCCGTATACTCTGTGAAGAAGCCAGGCCTGTTATCCTCGATTATCTTGAGGATGAGATGGCCGGCATGGAAGACGGCGCAACCGCACATGGTTACAAGGTGGACGCCCGCGATGTAATGCTTATGAACGAGGGCTTTGACGCTATGTATGCAATACTCTCCACAGGTGTAATGCCAATGACACAGAAATTTGCTGATATTCTAAATGGACTCAGGGCAAAGCTCACCTCTCAGAAACAGACGGTGGCACTCAAGCGCCTCGATGAGAGTGTCAGCATCTCCGGCGGCCGCATCATATTCCCGAATGCCGATCCTTACATAATGGGCTGCAATGAATTTGTAGTGTCAGGAAACTCAACTGTTGGCGGCGAGGTTTATCACGGCAGGGATTTCATGTTCGTCACCGGCGACATATACCAGGATGTAGCCTGCATGGCGGTCTATCTTCCCGAAGAGGGGCACCCTTTCATTGCCGTGAGCACACCAGGGTACGTCGGCCATCCTACCGCTGTCAACGACGATGGTCTTTCGATGGGGGTGGACGTAGTGCGGGGTGCATGCACGCGTTCGACTCCAGGCATGGGCTCGCTTTTCGTATTCCGCGACATAATGCAAAATAGCGCCAGTCTGGACGAGGCTGTAGCGCGAATGAAGGCAATGGATCGCGGAGTATCCTGGCTGTATGTTATAGCCGACGATGACCGAAGCGTTACATATATGAATGGCCTGGTGGTTGAAGAGGGCCGCAGTGATCCTCCCTATACCGGACCGTACGTTATGCCTGTCTGGAACCAGGTGCTTCTCTGGCCACTAATAAACAAGCTCAAAGATGAGCCTCTTCCTGACAGGGGCATGCTCATCAGGGATCAATCATGGATATATCCGGATGAATTTAAGAATATCAGTATCGGCTACATGAACGGCGATGAAATGAATTACCTGCTCTACTTTCCGGACCAGATGGAATCCTGGCCGGATGTCGTGGTTACGGCCAACAACTATGTCATCCCGCGCATGGTCTTCACCACCTACAACCCTGGCATGATCCTCATCAAGGGCAAGATAAAGACGACCGTGTTCCGCTACAACAAGATGGTAGAAATGATCGGCAATGACTATGGGAATATCGATTATGAAAAAGCCCGCGAGATAATCGATTTCATGAACCCAAACCGGAATATCGACAACCTCAAGCGCTACAAGATTGGCGGCCCTGTAGAGGGGCACCATGCGATCATAGACAACAGGGCCCGAACCGTAAAGGCGCTCTTCGGCTATTACGGCGACTGGGCAAAAGGCGTTGATGACAGCTGGGTCAGGCTTGACCTCAAGCCATTCGCTGAATGGCTGCACTCTACGGAGCACGGCGAATGA
- a CDS encoding serine hydrolase domain-containing protein, whose amino-acid sequence MRHDAAMDVKMHSFRARCGECKALALMKMFFLCIAFFAASIPVHAGSGERPSPIYMKGEHVLLKGGVPANMKDLGDRLEVGLDTLRARYRVAGVAVAMVEGVHAGDASAPAPRLIQSGTAGCDPDGNWHAVDARTTLFGVASLTKLIVAWALIHNQAELGIDISRSPFESPNSLDLDGCEWNPWKGSAYPTRGQGFTLNAVIQHKAGLIMSGWNSLYPSGWPAWLYGPENACGKRLPSLCRELDGHNNTAFAGRMVFRKDLVGKFTYSSGNYGLLQMLIEQKASPKDFDAYMQDVMEKELNMHRSTFDYDPAGYLEKRHGREEGLWLSRNYKSYTDRELNREAGLRLFVNKASGGLFSTVEDYAAFAMRMMQDGIRPGTPEGRYIFCDNNRLSYYDPERFPTSEGFDVYIFRGVHMGWASRIILDPAHGNAIVIFANTADPVADRLGCGTGENLIREVFDAFMLTSGYGQTLRRYHAAYWGGKTVKACEPYYGE is encoded by the coding sequence ATGCGGCATGATGCGGCCATGGATGTGAAGATGCACAGCTTCAGGGCGCGGTGTGGTGAGTGCAAAGCCCTGGCCCTGATGAAAATGTTTTTCCTGTGCATCGCATTCTTTGCCGCGAGCATCCCAGTGCATGCGGGCTCTGGGGAAAGGCCCAGCCCGATATACATGAAAGGCGAGCATGTCCTGCTGAAAGGTGGAGTGCCAGCCAATATGAAGGATCTCGGTGACAGGCTCGAGGTGGGCCTCGATACGCTACGCGCCAGATACAGGGTGGCAGGTGTTGCGGTCGCAATGGTCGAGGGCGTTCATGCAGGGGACGCCTCGGCCCCTGCGCCGCGGCTGATTCAGAGCGGCACGGCCGGGTGCGACCCTGACGGGAACTGGCATGCAGTCGATGCCAGGACCACGCTTTTTGGCGTGGCATCGCTGACGAAGCTGATCGTTGCATGGGCGCTTATCCACAATCAGGCCGAACTGGGCATCGATATATCCCGAAGCCCTTTTGAGTCGCCGAATAGTCTCGACCTTGACGGATGTGAGTGGAACCCGTGGAAAGGCTCTGCCTATCCGACCAGAGGACAGGGCTTCACACTTAATGCGGTCATACAGCACAAGGCTGGCCTCATTATGAGCGGCTGGAATAGCCTTTATCCTTCCGGCTGGCCGGCCTGGCTCTACGGCCCGGAAAATGCCTGTGGGAAAAGGCTCCCCAGCCTCTGCCGGGAACTCGACGGACATAACAACACTGCCTTTGCCGGCAGGATGGTTTTCAGGAAAGACCTCGTCGGAAAATTTACATATTCCAGCGGCAATTACGGGCTGCTGCAGATGCTGATCGAGCAGAAGGCCAGTCCCAAGGACTTTGACGCATACATGCAGGATGTCATGGAGAAAGAACTGAACATGCACCGCAGCACGTTCGACTATGACCCCGCCGGATACCTGGAAAAAAGGCATGGCAGGGAAGAGGGCCTTTGGCTTTCCCGGAATTACAAATCCTACACCGACCGTGAACTGAACAGAGAAGCAGGGCTGAGGCTATTCGTAAACAAGGCCAGCGGCGGGCTTTTCAGCACGGTCGAAGATTACGCGGCCTTCGCTATGCGCATGATGCAAGACGGCATAAGGCCGGGAACGCCAGAGGGCCGGTACATCTTCTGCGACAACAACAGGCTATCCTATTACGACCCCGAGAGATTCCCGACAAGTGAAGGCTTTGATGTCTACATCTTCCGCGGGGTGCACATGGGGTGGGCAAGCCGCATCATTCTCGACCCGGCGCACGGCAACGCAATAGTCATATTCGCGAACACGGCCGACCCGGTGGCGGACAGGCTGGGATGCGGCACAGGGGAGAACCTCATCCGCGAGGTGTTCGACGCATTCATGCTGACATCAGGCTACGGCCAAACGCTCAGGCGCTATCATGCGGCTTACTGGGGCGGAAAGACCGTGAAGGCCTGCGAGCCTTACTATGGAGAATAA
- a CDS encoding zinc ribbon domain-containing protein, with protein sequence MPIYEYKCLKCSNDFEAMQKFSDAPISKCPSCGGRVKKKMSNTSFQLKGSGWYMTDYAKKGTRSPSTETSDTKDSTPATASDDVKSSTSTGTE encoded by the coding sequence ATGCCTATCTATGAGTACAAATGCTTGAAGTGCAGCAATGATTTCGAGGCAATGCAGAAGTTCTCTGATGCCCCGATTTCAAAATGCCCCAGCTGCGGAGGCAGAGTGAAAAAAAAGATGTCAAACACTTCGTTTCAGCTCAAGGGTTCAGGCTGGTACATGACAGATTATGCAAAAAAAGGCACAAGAAGCCCTTCAACCGAAACAAGCGATACGAAGGACAGCACACCGGCCACTGCTTCAGACGATGTGAAATCTTCAACATCCACCGGTACGGAATAG
- the carA gene encoding glutamine-hydrolyzing carbamoyl-phosphate synthase small subunit — protein sequence MPLFRTDPPALLMLEDGSVYNGYAFAGSGEVFGEVVFNTGMTGYQEVLTDPSYKGQILVMTYPLIGNYGINRDDMESDAIHMEGFAVREYENLPSNFRSEKTLKKFLEEYGKPGLDDVDIRAITKKLRTAGAMKGVISTDIHDTDKLFERLSSYPGLVGQDMVRHVTGREAYLWNNGAKKTISEAGPRGSKKRVVVLDCGVKYNILRHLERHDCQVIVVPSTTSSSDILNWEPDGVMLSNGPGDPEPLEYIIDTVRNLLGKLPVFGICLGHQLMGIAAGGKTSKLKFGHHGVNQPVKNLRTGRVEITSQNHGFVVVAETLPDDAVVTHINLNDNSLEGLAYPKKKAFSVQYHPEAAPGPFDADYLFRDFMALMEDK from the coding sequence TTGCCTCTCTTCAGGACTGACCCGCCGGCCCTGCTCATGCTCGAGGATGGCAGCGTATACAATGGATATGCCTTTGCAGGCAGCGGTGAGGTATTCGGCGAAGTCGTCTTCAACACCGGAATGACAGGATATCAGGAGGTTCTCACCGACCCCTCATATAAAGGGCAGATACTTGTGATGACCTATCCTCTGATCGGCAACTATGGAATAAACCGCGATGATATGGAATCCGATGCAATCCACATGGAAGGTTTCGCAGTCCGGGAATATGAAAATCTCCCGAGCAATTTCCGTTCGGAAAAGACCCTTAAAAAATTCCTCGAAGAATACGGCAAGCCCGGGCTGGATGATGTCGATATAAGGGCTATAACCAAAAAGCTCCGCACGGCCGGCGCCATGAAGGGTGTCATCTCAACTGATATCCATGATACGGACAAGCTTTTCGAAAGGCTCAGTTCCTATCCTGGCCTTGTCGGTCAGGACATGGTCAGGCATGTAACAGGCAGGGAGGCATACCTGTGGAACAACGGCGCAAAAAAAACCATATCGGAGGCAGGGCCCAGAGGCAGTAAAAAGCGTGTTGTAGTTCTGGACTGCGGGGTAAAATACAACATACTCAGGCATCTTGAAAGGCATGACTGCCAGGTTATCGTGGTTCCATCCACAACCTCCTCTTCTGACATCCTGAATTGGGAGCCTGACGGCGTCATGCTTTCAAACGGCCCCGGAGACCCGGAACCTCTGGAATATATAATCGACACGGTCAGGAATCTTCTCGGAAAATTACCTGTTTTCGGGATATGTCTGGGACACCAGCTCATGGGTATTGCAGCGGGCGGCAAGACATCAAAACTCAAGTTCGGCCATCACGGCGTAAACCAGCCTGTCAAAAATCTTCGAACCGGCCGCGTTGAAATCACCTCACAGAACCACGGCTTTGTCGTTGTTGCCGAAACCCTGCCCGATGATGCAGTTGTCACGCACATAAACCTCAACGACAATTCTCTCGAAGGTCTGGCATACCCGAAAAAGAAGGCCTTCAGCGTGCAGTACCACCCCGAGGCCGCACCCGGGCCCTTTGACGCAGACTATCTTTTCAGGGATTTCATGGCGCTCATGGAGGATAAATAG